A portion of the Acidisoma sp. PAMC 29798 genome contains these proteins:
- a CDS encoding ABC transporter permease, producing the protein MDQVLPTTTRNAVSKRNGGELRALAGRWGIYVFLVFFIILAGILAPSFLHPDNLSNLVIQLVPLALVAVGQSLVILVRGLDLSVSSVMATAAVVGTSFAGTAHPELPTIVVAIIIGGLTGVVNGLLVTKRQVSPFLATLASMIVLQGLRFAWTHGAPTGAMPPFFRVIGTGRWHELPVNLLVLIPIVVIVGIVVHRTVLGRKLYITGGNPVTARLLGYRVTSITIGAYVASGVLAAIAGLVLGGYSEIVDNSVGEGFELDSIVAAVIGGFALSGGRGTVPGALAGAAVLVLVSNIVLLVGLPIQFQIILKGLVIVLAAACYRTR; encoded by the coding sequence ATGGATCAGGTGCTGCCGACCACCACCCGGAATGCCGTTTCCAAACGCAATGGCGGGGAGCTTCGCGCCCTCGCCGGCCGTTGGGGCATCTATGTCTTCCTCGTGTTTTTCATCATTCTGGCCGGCATCCTCGCCCCGTCGTTTTTGCACCCGGATAATCTGTCCAATCTTGTCATCCAGCTTGTGCCGCTGGCGCTTGTGGCGGTTGGCCAGTCCCTGGTCATCTTGGTGCGCGGCCTTGATCTCTCCGTCTCCTCCGTCATGGCGACGGCGGCCGTGGTCGGCACCAGCTTCGCCGGTACGGCCCATCCCGAGCTTCCGACCATCGTCGTCGCCATCATCATCGGCGGCCTGACGGGCGTCGTGAACGGTTTGCTGGTCACCAAGCGCCAGGTCTCCCCCTTCCTTGCGACACTCGCGAGCATGATCGTGCTCCAGGGCCTGCGCTTCGCCTGGACGCATGGCGCGCCGACCGGCGCCATGCCGCCTTTCTTTCGCGTCATCGGCACCGGCCGCTGGCATGAACTGCCGGTCAACCTTCTGGTTCTGATCCCCATCGTGGTGATTGTCGGCATCGTCGTGCATCGCACGGTGCTTGGCCGGAAACTCTATATCACCGGCGGCAATCCCGTAACGGCCCGTCTGCTGGGCTACAGGGTGACTAGCATCACCATCGGGGCCTATGTCGCGTCCGGCGTTCTCGCCGCCATCGCGGGCCTCGTGCTGGGCGGCTATTCGGAGATCGTCGACAATTCGGTCGGCGAGGGCTTCGAGCTTGATAGCATCGTCGCCGCCGTCATCGGTGGTTTCGCGCTATCGGGCGGACGCGGCACCGTGCCCGGTGCGCTCGCGGGCGCGGCCGTGTTGGTCTTGGTGTCCAACATCGTGCTTCTTGTAGGGCTGCCGATCCAATTCCAGATCATCCTCAAGGGACTCGTCATCGTCCTGGCGGCCGCCTGCTATCGCACCCGATAG
- a CDS encoding ABC transporter permease has product MSNTTQTGGTRFAALRPSSHTVRLALVVLFIIVLIVVGSTITDRFARGENFLNIYEQSTDLALVSLGQTLTILTGGIDLSVGSMISLLSTLTSGLINSDQSMVLPVCAGIILLGLVIGAINGLGVVFLKIHPLIVTLGMGAVLQGAVLLYARGPAGGTPDGFDLLAYGRVYDISVGATITIVLYLIVAVLMRKTATGRAIYAVGDEPAAAVLLGLPVRRVTVLVYALSGFFCALTAIYLVSRFGTGQPYAGQYYTLQSVTPVVVGGTLLSGGRGGVIGTLLGAYLLAVLNNLLNFMHVSTQIQLIAQGLIIMAAVSAYVERKKVA; this is encoded by the coding sequence GTGAGCAACACGACCCAAACGGGCGGGACGCGGTTCGCGGCCCTGCGGCCATCCTCCCATACCGTTCGACTGGCCTTGGTGGTCTTGTTCATCATCGTGCTCATTGTCGTGGGCTCGACCATCACGGACCGCTTTGCCCGTGGTGAGAACTTCCTCAATATCTATGAGCAATCCACCGATCTGGCTTTGGTCTCGCTTGGACAGACATTGACGATCCTGACCGGGGGCATCGATCTGTCCGTGGGTTCGATGATCAGCCTGCTGTCGACTCTGACATCGGGCCTGATCAACAGTGACCAGTCGATGGTCTTGCCGGTCTGCGCCGGCATCATTCTGCTCGGCCTTGTCATCGGTGCCATCAACGGTCTTGGCGTCGTCTTCCTCAAAATCCATCCCCTGATCGTGACACTCGGCATGGGCGCGGTGTTGCAAGGCGCGGTCTTGCTCTATGCGCGTGGGCCGGCCGGCGGCACGCCGGATGGGTTCGATTTGCTGGCCTATGGCCGCGTTTATGACATATCGGTCGGCGCGACGATCACCATCGTGCTCTACCTCATCGTGGCAGTCTTGATGCGCAAGACAGCGACGGGCCGCGCCATCTATGCGGTGGGGGACGAGCCGGCTGCCGCCGTTCTTCTGGGCCTGCCCGTGCGGCGCGTGACGGTGCTGGTCTATGCCCTGTCGGGCTTCTTCTGCGCCCTGACGGCGATCTACCTTGTGTCGCGCTTCGGCACCGGCCAGCCCTATGCGGGCCAATATTACACGCTGCAATCGGTCACGCCCGTCGTGGTCGGTGGCACCTTGTTGAGCGGTGGGCGCGGTGGCGTCATCGGCACGCTGCTCGGTGCTTATCTTCTGGCCGTTCTGAACAATCTGTTGAACTTCATGCATGTTTCGACGCAGATACAGCTCATCGCCCAAGGCCTGATCATCATGGCCGCCGTCTCTGCCTACGTCGAACGCAAGAAGGTGGCGTGA